A genomic window from Osmerus eperlanus chromosome 5, fOsmEpe2.1, whole genome shotgun sequence includes:
- the csnk2a2b gene encoding casein kinase II subunit alpha' isoform X2, which produces MPGPAAGSKSRVYADVNTLKSREYWDYEAHVPSWSNQEDYQLVRKLGRGKYSEVFEAININNNEKVVVKILKPVKKKKIKREIKILENLRGGTNIIRLVDTVKDPVELYQKLTDFDIRFYMYELLKALDYCHSMGIMHRDVKPHNVMIDHQMRKLRLIDWGLAEFYHPAQEYNVRVASRYFKGPELLVDYQMYDYSLDMWSLGCMLASMIFRKEPFFHGQDNYDQLVRIAKVLGTDELFGYLRKYHIELDPRFKDLLGQQSRKRWEQFVQTENQHLVSPEALDLLDKLLRYDHQQRLTATEAMEHPYFYPVVKEQSLSNSDGNMVSTGSTTAR; this is translated from the exons ATGCCGGGCCCGGCGGCCGGTAGTAAATCTCGGGTGTACGCCGATGTCAACACTCTGAAGAGCAGGGAATATTGGGACTATGAGGCCCACGTGCCCAGCTGGAG TAACCAGGAGGACTACCAGTTGGTGCGCAAGCTGGGCAGGGGGAAGTACAGCGAGGTGTTTGAAGCtatcaacatcaacaacaatgaGAAGGTGGTGGTGAAGATCCTCAAG CCTGTCAAGAAAAAGAAGATCAAACGTGAAATCAAGATCCTGGAGAACCTAAGAGGAGGAACCAACATCATCCGATTGGTCGACACAGTAAAGGACCCTGTG GAGCTCTACCAGAAGTTAACAGATTTTGATATACGTTTTTACATGTATGAACTGCTGAAG GCTCTGGACTACTGCCACAGTATGGGGATCATGCACCGTGACGTCAAACCTCACAATGTGATGATCGACCACCAGATGAGGAAG ctgcgtcTGATAGACTGGGGCCTAGCGGAGTTCTACCATCCTGCCCAGGAGTACAATGTCAGGGTGGCATCTCGATACTTCAAAGGTCCTGAACTCCTGGTGGACTACcag ATGTATGACTACAGTCTGGACATGTGGAGTCTGGGCTGTATGCTGGCCAGCATGATCTTCAGGAAAGAGCCTTTCTTCCACGGCCAAGACAACTacgaccag cTGGTCCGCATTGCCAAAGTGCTGGGGACCGACGAGCTGTTTGGATACCTGCGCAAATACCACATCGAACTGGACCCTCGCTTCAAGGACTTGTTAGGACA GCAGAGCAGGAAGCGCTGGGAGCAGTTTGTCCAGACGGAGAACCAGCACCTGGTGAGTCCAGAGGCCCTGGACCTGCTGGACAAGCTGCTGCGCTACGACCACCAGCAGAGGCTGACGGCCACCGAGGCCATGGAGCACCCCTACTTCT accccGTGGTAAAGGAGCAGTCTTTGTCCAATTCTGATGGCAACATGGTGTCCACTGGATCAACTACAGCTCGATGA
- the csnk2a2b gene encoding casein kinase II subunit alpha' isoform X1 produces the protein MPGPAAGSKSRVYADVNTLKSREYWDYEAHVPSWSNQEDYQLVRKLGRGKYSEVFEAININNNEKVVVKILKPVKKKKIKREIKILENLRGGTNIIRLVDTVKDPVSRTPALVFECINNTDFKELYQKLTDFDIRFYMYELLKALDYCHSMGIMHRDVKPHNVMIDHQMRKLRLIDWGLAEFYHPAQEYNVRVASRYFKGPELLVDYQMYDYSLDMWSLGCMLASMIFRKEPFFHGQDNYDQLVRIAKVLGTDELFGYLRKYHIELDPRFKDLLGQQSRKRWEQFVQTENQHLVSPEALDLLDKLLRYDHQQRLTATEAMEHPYFYPVVKEQSLSNSDGNMVSTGSTTAR, from the exons ATGCCGGGCCCGGCGGCCGGTAGTAAATCTCGGGTGTACGCCGATGTCAACACTCTGAAGAGCAGGGAATATTGGGACTATGAGGCCCACGTGCCCAGCTGGAG TAACCAGGAGGACTACCAGTTGGTGCGCAAGCTGGGCAGGGGGAAGTACAGCGAGGTGTTTGAAGCtatcaacatcaacaacaatgaGAAGGTGGTGGTGAAGATCCTCAAG CCTGTCAAGAAAAAGAAGATCAAACGTGAAATCAAGATCCTGGAGAACCTAAGAGGAGGAACCAACATCATCCGATTGGTCGACACAGTAAAGGACCCTGTG tcccGAACGCCTGCGCTTGTCTTTGAATGCATCAATAACACAGATTTTAAG GAGCTCTACCAGAAGTTAACAGATTTTGATATACGTTTTTACATGTATGAACTGCTGAAG GCTCTGGACTACTGCCACAGTATGGGGATCATGCACCGTGACGTCAAACCTCACAATGTGATGATCGACCACCAGATGAGGAAG ctgcgtcTGATAGACTGGGGCCTAGCGGAGTTCTACCATCCTGCCCAGGAGTACAATGTCAGGGTGGCATCTCGATACTTCAAAGGTCCTGAACTCCTGGTGGACTACcag ATGTATGACTACAGTCTGGACATGTGGAGTCTGGGCTGTATGCTGGCCAGCATGATCTTCAGGAAAGAGCCTTTCTTCCACGGCCAAGACAACTacgaccag cTGGTCCGCATTGCCAAAGTGCTGGGGACCGACGAGCTGTTTGGATACCTGCGCAAATACCACATCGAACTGGACCCTCGCTTCAAGGACTTGTTAGGACA GCAGAGCAGGAAGCGCTGGGAGCAGTTTGTCCAGACGGAGAACCAGCACCTGGTGAGTCCAGAGGCCCTGGACCTGCTGGACAAGCTGCTGCGCTACGACCACCAGCAGAGGCTGACGGCCACCGAGGCCATGGAGCACCCCTACTTCT accccGTGGTAAAGGAGCAGTCTTTGTCCAATTCTGATGGCAACATGGTGTCCACTGGATCAACTACAGCTCGATGA